The Pseudoalteromonas translucida KMM 520 genome has a window encoding:
- a CDS encoding LacI family DNA-binding transcriptional regulator, translated as MTTIKDVARIAGVSIASVSRVINNGPKVSKATIEKVNKVMQELGYTPNANARALVTRKSMTIGVVIPELTDPFFASLASGVDKVARENNMQLLLSTAGQNVESERAAINLLLERRCQTIVMHSKKTPDCELITLCEKLPGLVLINRLIEQIKHKCIWLDNEEGAKIAARHLMALKHKNIACISSKYQIEDPALRLDGFSAELNMAGSPINPALIKYAEPTLQGGQSAAQNLLASGQHFSAIFVYNDAMAIGAISTLEDNGFKVPGDVSVIGFDDVLIARYSRPKLTTLNYPIEKMAQHAAQLALTHFKNEIVDSGNEHKYLPRLVKRESTRIKNST; from the coding sequence ATGACAACAATAAAAGATGTAGCCAGAATTGCAGGCGTGTCTATCGCCTCGGTATCACGTGTAATTAATAATGGCCCTAAAGTAAGTAAGGCAACCATAGAAAAAGTAAATAAAGTAATGCAAGAGCTTGGCTACACACCCAATGCTAATGCACGTGCTTTAGTAACCCGAAAAAGTATGACCATAGGCGTGGTGATCCCCGAACTTACCGACCCATTTTTTGCATCATTAGCCAGCGGGGTAGATAAAGTAGCCCGCGAAAATAATATGCAATTGCTGTTAAGTACCGCAGGACAAAATGTCGAGTCTGAACGCGCTGCTATCAATTTATTACTTGAGCGCCGCTGCCAAACTATTGTTATGCATAGTAAAAAAACTCCTGACTGCGAACTAATTACTTTATGTGAAAAACTCCCCGGCTTAGTGCTTATCAATAGACTGATTGAGCAAATAAAACATAAATGTATTTGGTTAGATAACGAAGAAGGCGCAAAAATAGCAGCGCGCCATCTAATGGCACTCAAACATAAAAACATTGCCTGTATAAGCAGCAAATATCAAATTGAAGATCCTGCGCTACGCCTTGATGGCTTTTCGGCAGAGCTAAATATGGCAGGCAGCCCCATTAACCCTGCGCTAATTAAATACGCAGAGCCTACCTTACAAGGCGGACAAAGCGCTGCGCAAAATTTATTAGCCTCTGGGCAGCACTTCAGTGCTATTTTTGTTTATAACGACGCTATGGCTATTGGTGCTATTTCAACACTTGAAGATAATGGCTTTAAAGTACCCGGTGATGTGTCGGTGATTGGTTTTGATGATGTACTGATTGCGCGTTATTCAAGGCCAAAACTAACCACTTTAAACTACCCCATTGAAAAAATGGCGCAGCACGCAGCTCAGTTGGCGTTAACTCACTTTAAAAATGAAATAGTTGATAGTGGCAATGAGCATAAATATTTGCCCCGCTTGGTCAAACGAGAGTCAACGCGTATAAAAAATAGCACATAA